The following proteins are co-located in the Vibrio azureus genome:
- the glnE gene encoding bifunctional [glutamate--ammonia ligase]-adenylyl-L-tyrosine phosphorylase/[glutamate--ammonia-ligase] adenylyltransferase produces the protein MQLPQRLVSISDAAIKQAEQAGYYQQWPEDVAEQFGFISGLSQFVTDAIQQDEQLAQCLPSMLADKQRQQEYRERLASLLAESQDESAAHRVLRQFRRREMVYIAWKDFTHGWTLEESLHHLSQLAEAMIVETYQWQYKVCCKEWGTPTNAAGEAQPMLIIGMGKLGGGELNFSSDIDLIFTYPENGETQGTRRSISNAQFFTRLGQRIIKALDQQTFDGFCYRVDMRLRPFGESGPLVMSYAALEDYYQEQGRDWERYAMIKARVMGCEMYPQYQELRQMLRPFVFRRYIDFSAIQSLRRMKSMISSEVRRRGLSNNIKLGPGGIREIEFIAQVFQLIRGGREPSLRGRGLLETLEAIGQLGQLSHQQVEHLTSAYGYLRQLENLMQAMADKQTQTLPEAEEERLKLATAMRSPSWDALLEEIHQHMHRVHIVFESLIGDEEEDEAQEVARHFYELWDMAAKYDVVEQILSQDLAMHDVEMMAKEIIQFKADLAKKTLGPRGREVLARLMPKVFSTIFSHPEAMFGLSRVLHLLHNICTRTTYLELLDEHPAALVQLVRLCTASPMISEQLSRYPILLDELIDPQHLYRPIPLDSYQTELRDFLARIPEDDMEQQMDALRQFKQICMLRIAAADIAGALPIMKVSDHLTYLAEAIVEAVVQQAWLQVSEKYGEPTHLQQREGKGFAVIGYGKVGGWELGYNSDLDIVFMHDCPVDVYTDGKKEIDGRQFYLRLAQRIIHIFSTRTASGILYDVDTRLRPSGASGLLVSPTLAFDEYQHQEAWTWEHQALVRARVIYGDEPLSIAFRNIRYDVLCKSREQAKLQRDVVEMREKMRHHLGGQKAGRFMLKQDVGGITDIEFLAQYLVLNFSHDKPKLTRWCDNVRIFETLIAQQVMEEEQAMRLTQAYTSMRDDIHRRNLLNLDADVAQTKFITEREWVQQAWQQWLTIKQ, from the coding sequence ATGCAATTGCCTCAACGACTGGTTTCTATCTCTGATGCAGCAATAAAACAGGCTGAGCAAGCAGGTTATTATCAACAGTGGCCAGAAGATGTGGCAGAGCAATTTGGTTTTATATCCGGCTTGAGTCAGTTTGTGACTGATGCGATTCAGCAAGATGAGCAACTTGCTCAGTGTTTACCGAGCATGTTAGCGGATAAACAACGTCAACAAGAGTATCGCGAACGATTGGCCAGTCTTTTGGCAGAAAGCCAAGATGAGAGTGCCGCTCATCGCGTTCTACGTCAGTTTCGTCGCCGTGAGATGGTTTACATCGCTTGGAAAGACTTCACACATGGATGGACCTTAGAAGAATCTTTACATCATTTGTCACAATTAGCAGAGGCGATGATCGTTGAAACGTATCAATGGCAATACAAGGTGTGTTGCAAAGAGTGGGGCACACCAACTAACGCAGCTGGTGAAGCCCAACCGATGCTGATTATAGGAATGGGCAAATTGGGCGGAGGAGAGCTCAACTTTTCCTCTGACATTGACTTGATATTTACCTATCCAGAAAACGGTGAAACTCAAGGGACACGCCGTAGTATTTCAAATGCCCAGTTCTTTACGCGTCTTGGGCAGCGGATAATCAAAGCGCTGGATCAACAAACCTTCGATGGGTTTTGTTACCGAGTTGATATGCGCTTACGTCCATTTGGTGAAAGCGGCCCGCTGGTGATGAGCTATGCAGCTCTTGAGGATTATTATCAAGAGCAAGGACGGGATTGGGAACGTTATGCCATGATCAAAGCTCGTGTCATGGGATGTGAGATGTACCCACAATATCAAGAGTTACGCCAGATGTTACGTCCTTTTGTTTTTCGGCGTTATATCGATTTTAGTGCTATCCAATCACTACGTCGTATGAAATCAATGATCAGCAGTGAGGTGCGCCGTCGAGGATTGAGCAATAACATCAAGTTGGGCCCCGGAGGGATCCGTGAGATTGAATTTATTGCTCAGGTCTTTCAGTTGATCCGTGGTGGTCGAGAGCCATCATTGCGAGGACGAGGTTTATTGGAGACCCTCGAAGCTATTGGTCAATTAGGGCAGTTATCTCATCAACAAGTAGAGCATTTGACTTCTGCTTACGGTTATTTGCGTCAGTTAGAAAACCTGATGCAAGCAATGGCGGATAAACAAACACAAACTTTACCTGAAGCGGAAGAGGAGCGCCTTAAACTCGCTACAGCGATGAGAAGTCCCTCATGGGACGCGTTGTTAGAAGAGATTCATCAACACATGCATCGGGTGCATATCGTATTTGAAAGTTTGATTGGCGATGAAGAAGAAGATGAAGCTCAAGAGGTGGCACGCCATTTCTATGAGCTTTGGGATATGGCGGCAAAGTACGATGTCGTTGAGCAGATCCTAAGTCAAGATCTTGCCATGCATGACGTAGAGATGATGGCGAAAGAAATCATTCAATTTAAAGCCGACTTAGCCAAGAAAACATTGGGGCCTCGAGGACGAGAAGTCCTAGCTCGTTTGATGCCAAAAGTTTTTTCGACCATTTTTTCTCATCCAGAAGCGATGTTTGGTTTATCTCGAGTGTTGCATTTGCTGCACAATATTTGTACTCGTACAACCTATTTAGAATTACTCGATGAGCATCCAGCCGCCCTCGTACAGTTAGTTCGTTTATGTACCGCCAGCCCTATGATTTCGGAGCAGTTGTCACGTTACCCCATTTTATTGGATGAACTGATTGATCCTCAGCATCTTTATCGCCCAATTCCGTTGGATAGCTACCAAACTGAGCTACGCGACTTTCTGGCACGAATTCCAGAAGATGACATGGAACAGCAAATGGATGCTTTACGACAATTTAAGCAAATTTGTATGTTACGCATTGCAGCAGCGGATATTGCCGGGGCATTGCCGATAATGAAAGTCAGTGATCACCTGACCTATTTAGCCGAAGCGATTGTCGAAGCAGTGGTACAGCAAGCCTGGTTACAAGTATCCGAGAAATACGGTGAGCCCACCCACCTCCAACAACGGGAAGGGAAAGGGTTTGCGGTTATCGGCTATGGCAAAGTCGGCGGCTGGGAACTAGGATATAACTCAGACTTAGATATTGTTTTTATGCACGATTGCCCCGTCGACGTGTATACCGATGGTAAAAAGGAAATCGATGGCCGCCAATTTTATCTAAGGCTGGCACAGCGCATAATTCATATTTTTTCAACACGGACAGCGTCAGGTATTTTATATGATGTTGATACCCGCTTACGGCCATCCGGTGCATCTGGTTTATTGGTGAGTCCAACGTTGGCTTTTGATGAATACCAACATCAAGAAGCATGGACGTGGGAACACCAAGCCTTAGTGCGCGCTCGTGTCATTTATGGAGATGAACCACTCTCCATCGCCTTTCGTAACATACGTTACGATGTTCTATGTAAATCACGGGAGCAAGCTAAATTACAGCGCGATGTGGTTGAAATGCGGGAAAAAATGCGTCATCACCTTGGTGGTCAAAAAGCGGGGCGTTTTATGCTGAAGCAAGATGTCGGCGGGATTACCGATATCGAGTTTCTGGCGCAATATCTAGTACTTAACTTCAGTCATGATAAACCTAAACTGACACGTTGGTGTGATAATGTTCGTATTTTCGAAACGTTAATTGCTCAGCAAGTAATGGAAGAAGAGCAAGCGATGCGCCTAACACAAGCCTACACATCGATGCGAGATGATATCCATCGTCGAAACTTACTCAACTTAGATGCAGATGTAGCACAAACAAAGTTTATTACAGAGCGAGAGTGGGTTCAGCAAGCTTGGCAGCAATGGCTGACTATAAAACAGTAA
- the hldE gene encoding bifunctional D-glycero-beta-D-manno-heptose-7-phosphate kinase/D-glycero-beta-D-manno-heptose 1-phosphate adenylyltransferase HldE has translation MKPILPDYNSAGVLIIGDVMLDRYWYGPTGRISPEAPVPVVKVENNEERPGGAANVAMNIASLGGHAHIVGLTGIDEPAKVLTETLNSLKVKCDFVALPNYPTITKLRVMSRSQQLIRLDFEDKFENTDPEPVLSRMESTLPNVQAVIMSDYAKGSLEHVQAYIQKARAAKVPVFVDPKGADFERYRGATLLTPNMKEFEDVVGKVSSEQELIEKALALVEEFDFEALLVTRSEHGMTLIQRGQKPFHLPTQAKEVYDVTGAGDTVISVLAASIAAGKSFQEACALANAAAGVVVGKLGTSTLSEVELAEAVHGSQDTDYGVISESALIEAVKKARAKGETVVMTNGCFDILHAGHVSYLNHAAELGDRLIVAVNTDESVKRLKGPGRPVNPTDRRMAVLAGLGAVDWVVPFGEDTPQRLISEVLPSLLVKGGDYKPEDIAGGKEVIAAGGEVRVLNFEDGCSTSEIINAIKGGKG, from the coding sequence ATGAAACCTATTCTACCTGACTACAACAGTGCTGGCGTACTCATTATCGGTGATGTCATGCTCGACCGTTACTGGTATGGCCCAACTGGGCGTATTTCACCAGAAGCCCCAGTGCCTGTTGTTAAAGTAGAAAATAATGAAGAACGCCCGGGCGGTGCTGCTAACGTCGCAATGAATATCGCTTCATTGGGTGGCCATGCTCATATTGTTGGTCTTACTGGTATTGATGAACCTGCCAAAGTACTGACAGAAACCTTAAACTCACTCAAAGTGAAGTGTGACTTTGTTGCATTACCTAATTATCCAACCATTACCAAACTCAGGGTGATGAGTCGTAGCCAGCAATTAATTCGTTTGGATTTTGAAGATAAGTTCGAAAATACCGACCCAGAACCGGTACTATCTCGTATGGAAAGTACGCTCCCTAATGTTCAAGCGGTGATTATGTCAGATTACGCCAAAGGATCATTAGAGCACGTTCAAGCGTATATTCAGAAAGCAAGAGCTGCGAAAGTGCCTGTTTTTGTTGATCCAAAAGGGGCTGACTTTGAACGTTATCGTGGTGCGACGTTATTAACGCCTAATATGAAAGAATTCGAGGATGTGGTTGGTAAAGTGTCTTCTGAGCAAGAGCTTATCGAAAAAGCCCTTGCCTTGGTTGAAGAGTTCGATTTTGAAGCGTTACTGGTGACTCGCAGTGAGCACGGGATGACGTTGATCCAAAGAGGCCAAAAACCGTTCCACTTACCGACTCAAGCGAAAGAAGTGTATGACGTAACCGGTGCAGGTGATACGGTCATTTCTGTTTTGGCTGCGTCAATCGCAGCAGGTAAATCGTTTCAAGAAGCTTGCGCACTCGCTAATGCAGCGGCAGGCGTCGTGGTGGGTAAACTGGGTACCTCAACCTTGTCTGAGGTGGAATTGGCTGAAGCGGTACATGGTAGTCAAGATACCGACTATGGGGTGATTTCAGAGTCAGCATTAATTGAGGCCGTCAAGAAAGCCCGCGCCAAAGGTGAAACAGTAGTGATGACCAATGGCTGCTTTGATATTTTGCACGCAGGTCATGTTTCTTACCTCAATCACGCTGCAGAGTTAGGCGACCGATTAATTGTCGCGGTGAATACTGATGAGTCAGTCAAACGCCTCAAAGGTCCGGGCCGTCCTGTGAATCCAACCGATCGTCGAATGGCGGTGCTCGCTGGGCTGGGCGCAGTCGACTGGGTGGTGCCATTTGGCGAAGATACACCACAGCGTTTGATCTCTGAAGTCTTGCCGAGTCTGCTTGTTAAAGGCGGCGATTATAAACCTGAAGACATTGCTGGTGGTAAAGAAGTGATCGCAGCTGGTGGTGAAGTGCGTGTCTTAAACTTTGAAGACGGTTGTTCCACCAGTGAAATCATCAACGCGATTAAAGGCGGAAAAGGTTAA
- the tolC gene encoding outer membrane channel protein TolC, translated as MKKLLPLFISAALGSLSATAWADSLSEIYDIAKQNDPQLLNAAAKRDLAFEAINSTRSALLPQITLSAGYSMTRGDIDYKDSSNPSLSDSTDQNQLSAGVAFSQEVYNRSSWIALDTAEKSARQADASYAAAQQGLILRVSQAYFEVLRANDNLVFVRAEKAAVGRQLEQTKQRFDVGLSAITDVHDAQAQYDAVLADEVLAQNDLINSYESLREITGQEHKNLDVLNTKRFSASPSEESAQTLIDEAKKKNLSLLSYRIAQDIARDNISLSSSGHLPSLSLDGGYNYADTTKSSRDNTTDGFNIGLNLAVPLYTGGRISSDVKQAEYKYVSASEQLEQEYRSVTKEVRAQNNNINASIGAIKAYEQSVVSAKSALEATEAGFDVGTRTIVDVLEATRRLYDANKSLSNARYDYILARLQLHQAVGSLSEQDILDVNAGLIAAKK; from the coding sequence ATGAAAAAACTGCTTCCACTATTTATCAGCGCAGCATTAGGCAGTCTGAGCGCCACAGCATGGGCAGACTCTTTATCTGAAATCTATGATATAGCAAAACAAAACGACCCACAGTTGCTGAATGCCGCCGCAAAACGTGATCTGGCTTTTGAAGCAATCAACTCCACCCGCAGTGCCTTACTTCCGCAGATTACACTCAGTGCTGGTTACAGCATGACTCGCGGTGATATTGACTATAAGGACTCATCTAATCCTTCGCTCAGTGATAGTACAGATCAAAATCAACTTTCAGCGGGTGTGGCTTTTAGTCAAGAAGTCTATAACCGCAGTTCTTGGATCGCATTAGATACCGCCGAGAAAAGCGCCCGCCAAGCCGATGCTAGCTATGCCGCTGCACAGCAAGGTCTCATCTTGCGTGTCTCCCAAGCGTATTTTGAAGTACTGCGTGCCAATGACAACCTGGTATTTGTCCGTGCAGAGAAAGCCGCGGTTGGACGCCAACTTGAGCAAACCAAACAGCGCTTTGACGTTGGCCTATCCGCCATCACAGACGTTCACGATGCGCAAGCGCAATATGACGCTGTTCTTGCTGACGAGGTATTGGCACAAAACGACTTGATCAACAGCTATGAATCTTTGCGAGAGATCACTGGGCAAGAACACAAAAACTTGGATGTTCTCAATACAAAACGCTTCTCAGCAAGTCCTTCGGAGGAATCCGCACAAACTCTTATCGATGAAGCGAAAAAGAAAAACCTAAGCTTACTGTCATACCGTATTGCTCAGGATATTGCCCGCGATAATATTTCTTTATCCAGCTCTGGTCATCTGCCAAGTTTGTCACTGGATGGCGGTTACAACTACGCTGATACTACGAAAAGTTCAAGAGACAACACCACAGACGGTTTCAATATCGGGCTTAACCTAGCGGTTCCATTGTATACTGGTGGTCGTATCAGCTCTGATGTAAAACAAGCTGAATACAAGTATGTCTCCGCAAGCGAGCAGTTGGAGCAAGAATATCGCAGTGTGACCAAAGAAGTTCGAGCTCAGAATAACAACATTAATGCATCTATTGGTGCCATCAAAGCCTATGAGCAATCCGTCGTATCAGCAAAATCTGCCCTTGAAGCAACGGAAGCGGGCTTTGATGTTGGTACACGTACTATTGTTGATGTTCTAGAAGCAACTCGTCGTTTATACGATGCAAACAAGAGCCTGTCTAATGCTCGTTACGACTACATTCTTGCCCGTCTTCAATTACATCAAGCGGTCGGTAGCCTCAGCGAACAAGATATCTTGGACGTTAATGCTGGCTTGATTGCAGCGAAAAAATAA
- the nudF gene encoding ADP-ribose diphosphatase, whose product MQTGDKRQRGFTSQDVEIIAKETVFKGFFKMVKYHFKHRLFAGGWSGVVEREMFERGHAAAVLPYDPVTDQVVLIEQIRVGAIEDAHPWQMEIVAGMIEQGETAASVVLREAEEEAGIKIDQLESLVCYYPSSGGCSEKLDLFVGKVDANQAHGIHGLASENEDIKVHVISRESAYQWLVEGVFENSAAIIALQWLQLNYQTLQKQWGQPANIGE is encoded by the coding sequence ATGCAAACAGGCGATAAACGACAGCGTGGTTTTACTTCCCAAGATGTGGAAATAATCGCAAAAGAGACCGTTTTTAAAGGCTTTTTTAAAATGGTCAAATACCACTTTAAGCACCGTCTATTTGCCGGAGGGTGGAGCGGTGTTGTTGAACGTGAAATGTTCGAACGCGGCCATGCTGCGGCAGTGCTGCCTTATGATCCTGTCACTGACCAAGTGGTACTTATTGAGCAGATTCGAGTTGGTGCTATTGAAGATGCCCATCCTTGGCAAATGGAAATTGTTGCCGGAATGATTGAGCAAGGTGAAACCGCTGCATCCGTTGTTCTTCGTGAGGCAGAGGAAGAAGCAGGAATTAAAATCGACCAGCTTGAATCACTTGTTTGTTATTATCCATCGTCAGGCGGTTGCTCTGAAAAATTGGATCTGTTTGTCGGTAAAGTTGATGCGAATCAAGCGCATGGTATTCATGGGCTCGCGAGTGAAAATGAAGATATTAAGGTTCATGTGATAAGTCGTGAGTCGGCTTATCAATGGTTGGTTGAGGGGGTGTTTGAAAATAGTGCGGCCATTATTGCTCTGCAGTGGCTACAATTAAATTATCAAACATTACAAAAACAGTGGGGTCAGCCTGCCAACATCGGAGAATGA
- a CDS encoding DUF1249 family protein, which yields MVQVAEKRRYHVDLAGLMRTYETNYAKLNALLPASCAVGDIRCYQAADMIYQLTVNEVTKYTTVVEICQSDDTPVFPLPTMSVRLYHDARVAEVCSSGAFSRIKAKYDYPNDKLMQKDEKHQLNTFLGEWLTFCLRSGISRTPLPLG from the coding sequence ATGGTGCAAGTAGCGGAAAAACGGCGATATCATGTCGACTTAGCCGGTCTAATGAGAACTTACGAGACTAACTATGCTAAGTTGAACGCATTGCTACCAGCTTCTTGCGCTGTTGGAGACATTCGTTGTTACCAAGCTGCCGATATGATCTATCAACTAACCGTGAATGAAGTCACAAAATACACCACGGTTGTTGAGATATGCCAAAGTGATGACACCCCTGTATTCCCTTTACCGACGATGTCTGTCAGGCTCTACCATGATGCAAGAGTTGCCGAAGTCTGTTCGAGTGGTGCTTTCTCTCGCATCAAAGCCAAGTACGACTACCCCAATGATAAACTGATGCAAAAAGATGAAAAACATCAGCTTAATACCTTTCTGGGAGAATGGTTGACGTTTTGCTTACGCAGTGGCATTAGCAGAACACCATTACCGTTAGGTTGA
- the cpdA gene encoding 3',5'-cyclic-AMP phosphodiesterase codes for MQLSNDSIRLLQITDTHLFAADEGSLLSVKTADSFRAVVEAILNQNVPFEYILATGDISQDHSAESYLRFAKGIAPLKQACFWLPGNHDFKPNMGHVLPSTQIKAEEHVLLGSHWQLILLDSQVVGVPHGQLSQEQLTLLDTKLAQYPERHTLVLLHHHPLLVGSAWLDQHCLKQADAFWQVIRQHRNVKGILCGHVHQDMNVMNNGIRVMATPSTCVQFKPNSDDFALDVTSPGWRELELHTNGNITTEVKRLADGLFHPDFTSSGY; via the coding sequence TTGCAATTATCGAATGACAGCATCAGGCTACTACAGATTACAGACACTCATCTTTTTGCAGCCGATGAGGGCAGTTTGTTAAGTGTGAAAACCGCCGACAGTTTTCGCGCTGTGGTTGAGGCGATCCTGAACCAAAATGTGCCATTTGAATACATCTTGGCAACCGGAGATATTTCCCAGGACCACAGTGCTGAATCTTATCTGCGTTTTGCCAAAGGAATCGCACCATTAAAGCAAGCCTGCTTTTGGTTACCGGGCAATCATGACTTTAAGCCTAATATGGGCCATGTTTTACCCTCAACCCAAATTAAAGCCGAAGAACATGTGCTGTTGGGCTCGCACTGGCAATTAATATTATTGGACTCGCAAGTAGTGGGAGTTCCACATGGGCAGCTTAGCCAAGAACAACTGACGTTACTGGATACCAAACTCGCACAATACCCTGAGCGCCACACCTTGGTTTTATTACATCATCATCCTCTTTTGGTTGGTAGTGCGTGGCTTGATCAACACTGTTTGAAGCAAGCGGATGCATTTTGGCAAGTGATTCGCCAGCACCGAAATGTGAAAGGCATTTTGTGTGGTCACGTCCATCAAGACATGAATGTCATGAATAATGGTATTCGTGTGATGGCAACGCCTTCCACCTGTGTTCAATTTAAACCCAATTCCGATGACTTTGCTTTAGATGTAACTTCTCCTGGTTGGCGTGAATTAGAGCTGCATACCAATGGTAATATTACAACAGAAGTAAAGCGGTTGGCTGACGGCCTATTCCACCCCGATTTTACCTCAAGCGGTTATTAG
- the yqiA gene encoding esterase YqiA gives MRKPSLLLYIHGFNSSPLSVKANIIQDYCEQHRPDIKVIIPQLPHFPTQAAQDLIEIVERYKEDYTIGLVGSSLGGYLSMWLNDRYGFRAVVVNPAVKPYELLADYLGQQTNPYTNETYTLEACHIDELKALDVERIASPQSFWLLQQTEDEVLNYRQAVEKFALAQQTVEEGGDHSFVGFERYPAEIIKFLAL, from the coding sequence ATGCGTAAACCTTCACTGCTGCTGTATATCCACGGCTTTAATAGTTCCCCGCTTTCTGTGAAGGCAAATATAATCCAGGATTACTGTGAACAGCACAGACCTGACATTAAGGTAATTATTCCACAATTACCTCATTTCCCTACCCAAGCGGCACAAGACTTAATTGAGATCGTTGAACGATACAAAGAGGATTATACCATTGGCTTAGTCGGCAGTTCTCTAGGTGGTTACTTATCAATGTGGCTGAATGACCGATATGGTTTTCGTGCTGTAGTGGTTAATCCAGCGGTAAAACCTTACGAATTACTCGCCGATTATTTAGGCCAACAAACCAACCCTTATACCAATGAAACCTATACGCTTGAAGCTTGCCATATTGATGAATTAAAAGCGCTGGATGTGGAGCGTATTGCCTCGCCGCAATCTTTTTGGCTATTGCAGCAAACTGAAGATGAAGTTTTAAACTATCGCCAAGCGGTGGAGAAGTTTGCGCTCGCGCAGCAGACGGTCGAAGAGGGAGGTGATCATAGTTTTGTTGGCTTTGAACGTTACCCTGCTGAAATCATCAAGTTTCTCGCACTATAA
- the parE gene encoding DNA topoisomerase IV subunit B has protein sequence MTEQYNAGAIEVLNGLEPVRRRPGMYTDTARPNHLGQEVIDNSVDEALAGHASKVQVILHADQSLEVIDDGRGMPVDIHPEEKVSGVELILCKLHAGGKFSNKNYQFSGGLHGVGISVVNALSKRVEVTVRRDGQVYEIAFENGDKVSDLTVTGTCGRRNRGTSVHFWPDGKYFDSANFSVTRLVNNLRAKAVLCPGLEITFTDKVNNKDHKWYYEDGLKDYLAEGVKGYPVLPEAPFTGEFSAETEAANWAVIWQPEGGEMITESYVNLIPTAQGGTHVNGLRQGLLDAMREFCEFRNLLPRGVKLTGDDVFDRCSYVLSVKIQDPQFAGQTKERLSSRQTAAFVSGVVKDAFSLWLNEKPHLAEQLAEVCIANAHRRMRASKKVVRKKVASGPALPGKLTDCSVQDLNRTEIFFVEGDSAGGSAKQARDREFQAVMPLRGKILNTWEVSADQVLASQEVHDISVALGIDPDSDNLDSLRYGKICILADADSDGLHIATLLCALFTRHFRALVEAGHIYVAMPPLYRIDCGKEVFYALDDDEKDGVLERLSKKKAKINVQRFKGLGEMNPLQLRETTMDPNTRRLVQLTIDDSAATMEMMDMLLGKKRADDRRSWLQNNGDMAEV, from the coding sequence ATGACTGAACAATATAATGCTGGTGCTATTGAAGTACTGAACGGTTTGGAGCCAGTACGTCGCCGACCAGGGATGTATACGGATACAGCGCGTCCAAACCACTTGGGCCAAGAAGTCATCGATAACAGTGTCGATGAAGCGCTAGCCGGGCACGCCTCAAAAGTACAGGTTATCCTCCATGCTGACCAATCTTTGGAAGTCATTGACGACGGTCGGGGCATGCCAGTCGATATCCACCCAGAAGAAAAAGTATCAGGTGTTGAACTTATCTTATGTAAGCTTCACGCTGGTGGTAAATTCTCTAATAAAAACTATCAGTTTTCTGGTGGTCTACACGGTGTCGGTATCTCTGTCGTAAATGCGCTATCTAAACGTGTTGAAGTGACGGTACGTCGTGATGGTCAAGTATATGAAATTGCCTTTGAAAATGGCGATAAAGTGTCAGACCTTACTGTCACAGGTACCTGTGGCCGTCGTAACCGTGGTACGAGTGTGCACTTCTGGCCAGATGGCAAGTATTTTGATTCAGCAAATTTCTCAGTCACACGTTTGGTTAATAACTTGCGTGCGAAAGCGGTACTGTGTCCGGGTCTAGAAATTACCTTTACCGACAAAGTAAACAACAAAGACCATAAATGGTACTACGAAGATGGCCTAAAAGATTACCTTGCTGAGGGAGTTAAAGGTTACCCAGTATTACCCGAAGCGCCATTTACGGGCGAATTCTCGGCAGAGACAGAAGCGGCAAATTGGGCGGTCATCTGGCAGCCAGAAGGCGGTGAGATGATCACCGAAAGCTATGTAAACCTTATCCCAACTGCGCAAGGCGGTACGCATGTAAATGGCTTACGACAAGGCTTGCTTGATGCTATGCGTGAGTTCTGTGAATTCCGTAACTTGCTGCCACGTGGTGTGAAGCTTACTGGTGATGATGTCTTTGATCGCTGCTCTTATGTTTTGTCGGTCAAGATTCAAGATCCACAGTTCGCTGGACAAACTAAGGAGCGTCTCTCTTCTCGTCAAACCGCTGCTTTTGTTTCTGGTGTAGTAAAAGACGCCTTTAGTCTTTGGCTTAATGAGAAACCGCATTTAGCAGAACAGCTTGCAGAGGTCTGTATTGCTAACGCACACCGCCGCATGCGTGCGAGCAAAAAGGTAGTACGTAAGAAAGTTGCATCAGGTCCGGCGTTGCCAGGTAAGTTGACAGACTGTTCGGTACAAGATCTTAATCGTACTGAAATCTTCTTCGTAGAAGGTGACTCGGCGGGCGGCTCAGCTAAACAGGCGCGTGATCGTGAGTTCCAAGCAGTGATGCCACTGCGTGGTAAGATCCTCAACACGTGGGAAGTATCCGCAGACCAAGTGCTTGCTTCACAAGAAGTGCACGACATCTCCGTCGCTTTGGGGATCGATCCTGACAGCGACAACCTAGATAGCTTGCGTTACGGTAAGATCTGTATTCTTGCCGATGCGGACTCGGATGGTTTACATATCGCAACGCTATTGTGTGCCTTATTTACTCGCCATTTCCGTGCATTGGTGGAAGCGGGGCATATTTATGTCGCGATGCCGCCTCTGTATCGTATCGACTGTGGAAAAGAAGTATTCTATGCCCTAGATGATGATGAAAAAGATGGCGTACTAGAACGTTTGTCGAAGAAGAAAGCTAAGATTAATGTCCAACGATTCAAAGGTTTGGGTGAGATGAACCCACTGCAATTGCGTGAAACGACGATGGACCCTAATACACGCCGTTTAGTGCAACTAACCATTGATGACTCTGCGGCAACTATGGAAATGATGGACATGTTGCTTGGTAAAAAACGAGCAGATGATCGTCGTTCTTGGCTACAAAATAACGGTGATATGGCAGAGGTTTAA